Proteins encoded by one window of Lutibacter sp. A64:
- a CDS encoding fumarate reductase/succinate dehydrogenase flavoprotein subunit encodes MTTLNSRVPEGPIKDKWTTYKENIDLVNPANKRNIDIIVVGTGLAGGSAAASLAELGYNVKAFAYQDSPRRAHSIAAQGGINAAKNYQNDGDSNYRLFYDTVKGGDYRSREANVYRLAEVSGAIIDQCVAQGVPFARDYGGLLDNRSFGGVLVSRTFYAKGQTGQQLLLGCYSAMNRQIARGKIEMFNRHEMLDVVKIDGKARGIIARNLITGELERHSAHAVVIATGGYGNVYFLSTNAMGSNATAAWKVHKKGAFFANPCMTQIHPTCIPRSGDYQSKLTLMSESLRNDGRIWVPAKIEDAKAIQQGKLKPTEIAEEDRDYYLERRYPAYGNLVPRDVASRAAKERCDAGYGVNATGEAVYLDFASAIHRYGSEQAKIHGISNPSKEKITELGEAVIEEKYGNLFQMYEKIVDDNPYKTPMMIYPATHYTMGGVWVDYNLMTTVDGLYCIGEANFSDHGANRLGASALMQGLADGYFVLPYTIGAYLSKDIRTGKIPTDTKEFDEAEKQAQERLEFFINNKGTHSVDYYHKKLGLVMWNKVGMARNEKNLKEAIKEIQEIREDFWKNVKVPGELNEMNVELEKAGRVADFLELGELFAKDALERNESCGGHFREEYVTEDGEALRDDENYAYVAAWEYTGKPSEAILHKEQLEFKDIELKTRSYK; translated from the coding sequence ATGACTACTTTAAATTCAAGAGTACCAGAAGGTCCAATTAAAGATAAGTGGACAACTTATAAAGAAAATATAGATCTTGTAAATCCAGCTAACAAACGTAATATTGATATTATAGTTGTTGGAACTGGTTTAGCAGGAGGTTCTGCAGCAGCTTCGTTAGCAGAATTAGGATATAACGTAAAAGCTTTTGCTTACCAAGATTCTCCACGTAGAGCGCATTCAATTGCAGCACAAGGGGGAATTAACGCAGCAAAAAATTATCAAAATGATGGTGATTCTAACTATCGTTTATTTTATGATACTGTAAAAGGAGGAGATTATCGCTCACGTGAAGCTAATGTTTACCGTTTAGCTGAAGTATCTGGAGCTATTATAGATCAATGTGTAGCTCAAGGGGTTCCTTTTGCACGTGATTATGGTGGGCTGTTAGATAATCGTTCATTTGGAGGTGTATTAGTATCAAGAACATTTTACGCTAAAGGACAAACAGGACAACAATTATTATTAGGTTGTTATTCTGCAATGAACCGTCAAATTGCTCGTGGAAAAATTGAGATGTTCAATCGTCACGAAATGTTAGACGTTGTAAAAATTGACGGAAAAGCAAGAGGAATTATTGCACGTAATTTAATTACAGGAGAACTTGAACGCCATTCAGCTCACGCAGTAGTTATTGCAACAGGAGGTTATGGAAATGTTTATTTCTTATCAACTAATGCAATGGGTTCTAATGCTACGGCAGCTTGGAAAGTTCATAAAAAGGGAGCGTTTTTCGCAAATCCTTGTATGACACAAATTCACCCAACGTGTATTCCACGTTCAGGAGATTACCAATCTAAATTAACGTTAATGTCAGAATCATTGCGTAATGATGGTAGAATTTGGGTTCCTGCAAAAATTGAAGATGCAAAAGCAATTCAACAAGGTAAATTAAAACCTACAGAAATAGCTGAAGAAGATAGAGATTACTATTTAGAAAGAAGATATCCTGCCTACGGAAACTTAGTACCACGTGATGTTGCGTCAAGAGCCGCTAAAGAACGTTGTGATGCTGGTTATGGTGTAAATGCAACAGGAGAGGCTGTTTATTTAGATTTTGCATCTGCAATTCACCGTTACGGATCTGAACAAGCAAAAATACATGGAATATCAAATCCTTCTAAAGAAAAAATTACAGAATTAGGAGAAGCTGTTATTGAAGAAAAATATGGAAACTTGTTCCAAATGTATGAGAAAATTGTTGATGACAATCCATACAAAACTCCTATGATGATTTATCCAGCAACACACTACACAATGGGTGGTGTTTGGGTTGATTATAATTTAATGACAACTGTTGACGGTTTATATTGTATTGGTGAAGCTAACTTCTCTGATCACGGCGCTAACCGTTTAGGAGCTTCAGCTTTAATGCAAGGTTTAGCTGATGGTTATTTTGTATTACCTTATACAATTGGAGCTTATTTATCAAAAGATATTAGAACAGGAAAAATTCCAACAGATACTAAAGAATTTGATGAAGCTGAAAAACAGGCACAAGAAAGATTAGAATTCTTTATCAATAATAAAGGAACTCATTCTGTAGATTACTACCACAAAAAACTTGGTTTAGTTATGTGGAATAAAGTAGGAATGGCTCGTAATGAGAAAAACTTAAAAGAAGCTATTAAAGAAATTCAAGAGATTCGTGAAGATTTCTGGAAAAATGTAAAAGTTCCTGGAGAATTAAACGAAATGAATGTTGAGCTTGAAAAAGCTGGTAGAGTAGCTGACTTTTTAGAATTAGGTGAATTATTTGCAAAAGATGCTTTAGAAAGAAATGAATCTTGTGGAGGTCATTTCCGTGAAGAATATGTTACTGAAGATGGTGAAGCATTGCGTGATGATGAAAATTATGCGTATGTAGCAGCTTGGGAGTATACCGGAAAACCTAGTGAAGCAATTTTACACAAAGAACAATTAGAATTTAAAGATATCGAATTAAAAACTCGTTCATACAAATAA
- a CDS encoding succinate dehydrogenase cytochrome b subunit, with amino-acid sequence MGGFISSSIARKVAMALSALFLIIFLIIHLAVNVTSLFSADLFNDLSHFMGTNPLIQFAMQPILIFGVVFHFVMGFILEIRNKRARNVKYAKFNGAATSSWVSRTMIYSGATILAFIVLHFIDFWIPEINTKYILGDMSGVLPGEEGYRYFEELQHKFVPVWRVAAYVVAFIFLGLHLAHGFQSAFQSMGFNNKYTKCVKNLGVIYSIVVPLGFIIIALFHHFNH; translated from the coding sequence ATGGGCGGATTTATATCTTCATCAATTGCAAGAAAAGTGGCTATGGCATTGTCGGCGCTTTTCTTAATTATTTTTCTAATTATTCATTTAGCAGTAAATGTTACTTCGTTATTTAGTGCAGATCTTTTTAATGATTTATCGCACTTTATGGGTACCAATCCTTTAATACAGTTTGCTATGCAACCTATATTGATTTTTGGAGTGGTATTTCACTTTGTAATGGGGTTCATTTTAGAAATTAGAAATAAACGTGCTAGAAATGTTAAATATGCGAAATTTAATGGTGCTGCAACTTCTTCTTGGGTGTCAAGAACTATGATTTACAGCGGTGCAACAATTTTGGCATTTATTGTTTTACATTTTATTGATTTTTGGATTCCAGAAATTAACACCAAATATATTTTAGGTGATATGAGTGGTGTACTTCCTGGAGAAGAAGGTTATCGTTATTTCGAAGAGTTACAACACAAGTTTGTGCCAGTTTGGAGGGTTGCTGCGTATGTGGTTGCATTCATTTTTTTAGGCTTGCATTTAGCACACGGATTTCAATCGGCTTTTCAATCAATGGGTTTTAATAATAAATACACAAAATGTGTTAAGAATTTAGGTGTTATCTATTCAATAGTAGTTCCTTTAGGATTTATTATAATTGCTTTATTTCACCATTTTAACCATTAA
- a CDS encoding succinate dehydrogenase, with protein sequence MAIKKGLFNTSIARKNLMALTGLFMLFFLTIHLIGNLILIIPDSYFPIEFWDNVANPHDMYNAYSHFLVHFWPVTVIAWVLYATIVIHVIDALLITIKNKQSNGEKYQVIDNSTSTWYSRNMGALGTIIGIFIVIHMAQFWLQYKVLKIEDDLYNLVVVTFKVWWYVLIYEIGIIALGFHLAHGIVSAHKSLGIYSNKIINIIKIIALYFTLTMTILYAIIPIIIYFK encoded by the coding sequence ATGGCTATTAAAAAAGGATTATTTAATACATCTATTGCACGTAAAAACTTAATGGCTCTCACAGGGCTATTTATGCTATTTTTTCTTACAATTCATTTAATAGGAAATCTAATTTTAATAATACCTGACTCCTATTTCCCTATTGAGTTTTGGGATAATGTTGCTAACCCACATGACATGTACAATGCATACTCTCATTTTCTAGTACATTTTTGGCCAGTAACTGTTATTGCATGGGTATTATACGCTACAATTGTTATTCATGTAATTGATGCGCTACTAATTACCATTAAAAATAAACAATCTAACGGCGAAAAATATCAAGTAATCGACAATTCAACAAGTACTTGGTACTCTAGAAATATGGGTGCTTTAGGAACAATTATTGGAATATTTATTGTTATTCACATGGCTCAATTTTGGCTACAATACAAAGTATTAAAAATTGAAGATGATTTATACAATTTGGTTGTTGTTACATTTAAAGTTTGGTGGTATGTACTTATTTATGAAATTGGAATTATAGCACTGGGTTTTCATTTAGCTCATGGAATTGTAAGCGCCCATAAATCATTAGGGATTTACTCAAATAAAATAATAAATATAATTAAAATAATAGCACTCTATTTTACTCTTACTATGACTATTTTATACGCAATTATTCCAATTATTATTTACTTCAAATAA
- a CDS encoding fumarate reductase/succinate dehydrogenase flavoprotein subunit, whose translation MALNAKIPEGPLKDKWQNYLATTRIINPSNRKKLDIIVVGGGLAGGGSAASLAELGYNVKVFFFQDSARRSHSVAAQGGVNAAKNYKNDSDNVYRMFYDTIKGGDFRSREANTYRMAEVSAKLIDHMVAQGVPFGREYSGYLSNRSFGGVLVSRTFYARGQTGQQLLLATYQAMMKQIKVGKLTQYNRHEVLDLVLINGKARGVIVRNLVTGKIERHAAHAIVFGTGGFGKIFYLSTLAMNSNGSAIWRAHKKGAYFANPSWTQIHPTALPQSGEHQSKLTLMSESLRNDGRIWVPKNKDEKRPPVQIPEEDRDYYLERRYPAFGNLVPRDVASRAAKERIDAGYGVGPLKNAVYLDFKTAIEKLGKTTIKERYGNLFTMYEKITAINAYKEPMKISPAAHFSMGGLWVDYELQTTIPGLFAVGEANFADHGANRLGANSLLQASVDGNFILPNTISNFLTDDIRTGKISTNTPEFEEAENAVKTQIKKLLAIKGTTAIDKIHRRLGKIMFKEVAMSRSEKGLIWAIEEIQKLRKEFWENAAIPGNENGPNSELEKAGRLADYLEMAELMAVDALNRKESCGAHFREDYQTEDGEALRDDENYMFSSAWEWLQNNDWKLHKEPLEFTEVKPTVRSYK comes from the coding sequence ATGGCTCTCAACGCAAAAATACCTGAAGGACCTTTAAAAGATAAATGGCAAAACTACCTTGCTACAACACGAATTATAAATCCCTCTAATCGAAAAAAATTAGATATAATTGTTGTAGGTGGTGGATTAGCTGGAGGCGGCTCAGCAGCTTCACTTGCCGAATTAGGCTACAATGTAAAAGTATTCTTTTTTCAAGATTCTGCAAGAAGATCACATTCGGTAGCCGCCCAAGGAGGTGTAAATGCCGCTAAAAACTATAAAAACGATAGCGATAATGTATACCGAATGTTTTACGACACTATTAAAGGAGGTGATTTTAGATCTCGTGAAGCAAATACATACAGAATGGCTGAAGTTTCAGCAAAATTAATAGATCATATGGTAGCGCAAGGTGTTCCTTTTGGACGCGAATACAGTGGCTACTTAAGCAATAGATCCTTTGGTGGCGTATTGGTTTCAAGAACATTTTATGCACGAGGTCAAACTGGACAACAGTTATTATTAGCAACTTACCAAGCTATGATGAAACAAATTAAAGTTGGTAAATTAACACAGTATAATAGACATGAAGTTTTAGACCTTGTATTAATTAATGGAAAAGCACGTGGCGTTATTGTTAGAAATTTAGTTACTGGCAAAATAGAACGCCATGCTGCACATGCAATTGTATTTGGAACGGGTGGCTTTGGTAAAATTTTTTATTTATCAACCTTAGCTATGAATTCAAATGGCTCAGCTATTTGGCGCGCTCATAAAAAAGGTGCTTATTTTGCAAATCCTTCATGGACTCAAATTCATCCAACCGCATTACCGCAATCGGGCGAACATCAATCTAAACTAACTTTAATGTCAGAATCTTTACGTAATGATGGTAGAATTTGGGTACCAAAAAATAAAGATGAAAAACGACCTCCTGTTCAAATTCCAGAGGAAGACAGAGATTATTATTTAGAAAGACGCTATCCTGCTTTTGGAAATTTAGTCCCTCGAGATGTTGCTTCACGCGCAGCTAAAGAAAGAATAGATGCTGGTTACGGTGTTGGTCCATTAAAAAATGCTGTATATCTTGATTTTAAAACAGCCATTGAAAAATTAGGTAAAACAACTATAAAAGAGCGCTATGGAAATCTTTTTACAATGTACGAAAAAATTACAGCCATAAATGCATACAAAGAACCTATGAAAATTTCGCCTGCTGCACATTTCTCTATGGGAGGTTTATGGGTTGATTATGAATTACAAACTACAATTCCAGGCTTGTTTGCTGTTGGTGAAGCTAATTTTGCAGATCACGGAGCAAACAGATTAGGAGCCAATTCTCTTTTACAAGCTTCAGTAGATGGTAATTTTATTTTACCTAATACTATTTCTAATTTCTTAACAGATGATATTAGAACTGGAAAAATTTCAACCAATACTCCCGAATTTGAAGAAGCTGAAAACGCCGTTAAAACTCAAATTAAAAAACTATTAGCAATTAAAGGAACTACAGCTATTGATAAAATTCATAGACGCTTAGGTAAAATTATGTTTAAAGAAGTTGCAATGTCTAGATCTGAAAAAGGATTGATTTGGGCAATTGAAGAAATTCAAAAATTACGAAAAGAATTTTGGGAAAATGCCGCTATTCCGGGTAATGAAAACGGCCCTAATTCCGAACTAGAAAAAGCCGGTCGTTTAGCCGACTATTTAGAAATGGCTGAACTAATGGCTGTTGATGCCTTAAACAGAAAAGAGAGTTGTGGCGCACACTTTAGAGAAGACTACCAAACTGAAGATGGAGAAGCCTTACGAGACGATGAAAATTATATGTTTTCTTCAGCCTGGGAATGGTTACAAAATAATGATTGGAAATTACATAAAGAACCTTTAGAATTTACTGAAGTTAAACCAACAGTACGATCCTACAAATAA
- a CDS encoding succinate dehydrogenase/fumarate reductase iron-sulfur subunit, with amino-acid sequence MKLTLKIWRQENANSKGKLVTYKLTDLSSDSSFLEMLDVLNEQLAEKGEPVIEFDHDCREGICGQCSLVINGKAHGPEEHYTTCQTHLRSFNDGDVITIEPFRANSFPVIKDLKVDRTSMDKIIQAGGYISSFTGMAPEANTIPIHHNIAESAFDSAACIGCGACVATCKNSSAALFVAAKVAHLAKLPQGKLERAERVLFMVNAHDEEGFGSCTHIGACAMVCPQNVQLLDIARMNFEYNRAKCYSK; translated from the coding sequence ATGAAATTGACTCTTAAAATATGGCGACAAGAAAATGCCAATTCAAAAGGAAAATTAGTAACCTATAAATTAACTGATTTAAGTTCTGACAGTTCCTTTTTAGAAATGTTAGATGTACTTAATGAACAACTAGCTGAAAAAGGCGAACCTGTTATTGAATTTGACCATGATTGTCGTGAAGGAATTTGTGGGCAGTGCTCTTTAGTTATAAATGGAAAAGCACACGGCCCTGAAGAACATTACACAACTTGCCAAACACACTTACGCTCTTTTAATGATGGAGATGTTATAACTATCGAGCCTTTTAGAGCTAATTCATTCCCTGTTATCAAAGATTTAAAAGTTGATAGAACTTCTATGGACAAAATCATACAAGCGGGTGGTTATATTTCTTCATTTACAGGAATGGCTCCCGAAGCAAATACGATTCCAATTCACCACAATATAGCTGAAAGTGCCTTTGATAGCGCCGCTTGTATTGGATGTGGTGCTTGTGTAGCAACGTGTAAAAATTCTTCAGCAGCGTTATTTGTTGCAGCTAAAGTAGCACATTTAGCTAAATTACCACAAGGAAAATTAGAACGTGCAGAACGTGTATTATTTATGGTAAACGCTCACGATGAAGAAGGTTTTGGTAGCTGTACACATATTGGAGCCTGCGCAATGGTTTGCCCCCAAAATGTACAATTATTAGATATTGCACGTATGAATTTTGAATACAATAGAGCTAAGTGTTATAGCAAATAA
- a CDS encoding alpha-L-fucosidase, giving the protein MRKIIYLFCTVFLLNLTVNAQEKTEKELIDAINNRETPAWFNNAKLGIFVHWGLYSVPAYGGKESYAEWFLRGLQLKDSLRTNFVKKVYGEDFKYNDLTNYFKAELFNPSEWAELFENAGAKYVVLVTKHHDGYALWPSKYSRNWNSVDTGPKRDIVGELTNAVRKTNLKMGLYYSLPEWNHPLHRWYKDPHDSIGQYVEKYMIPQFKELVSTYKPSLIFTDGEWYNTAKQWHSAELINWYYNLVGKDAIVNNRWGHGIDVGFLTPEYSAGIKVTDRPWAEVRGIGRSFGLNRNEDLAAYGTSKDLITRFVQTVANGGGMILNVGPRSDGQIPMIQQERLMQLGAWLKINGAAIYGSKPFQVTEEEKRTYKKRVDKNINFNWVRNAPIKGVKEDNFNVEWNGFIVVPENGKYTFEVKADDEAAVFIDNKLVVNQNNTITANEAEVMGANTGASKDGSITLKKGIACPIHIKYKENKQNAEISMYWSAKNRLKEIVPAANLFQDKEQTKPGLIGVYSSMKTYLCYTQNNNNIYAISFEWPDNELVLTIPNPGKNSKVKLLGVDKDLDWKYEDGKMHINTSKITFSELPSFDAWTFEISN; this is encoded by the coding sequence ATGAGGAAAATAATTTACCTTTTTTGCACAGTTTTTTTGTTGAATCTTACTGTAAATGCACAAGAAAAAACAGAAAAAGAACTTATTGACGCAATAAATAATCGTGAAACTCCAGCGTGGTTTAACAATGCAAAATTGGGTATTTTTGTACACTGGGGCTTATATTCTGTTCCAGCTTATGGAGGTAAAGAATCTTATGCCGAGTGGTTTTTAAGAGGTTTACAATTAAAAGATTCTTTAAGAACAAATTTTGTAAAAAAAGTATATGGAGAAGATTTTAAATACAACGATTTAACAAATTATTTTAAAGCAGAATTATTTAATCCTTCAGAATGGGCAGAACTATTTGAAAATGCAGGAGCAAAATATGTAGTTCTGGTAACAAAACATCACGATGGATATGCTTTATGGCCAAGTAAATATAGTAGAAATTGGAATAGTGTAGATACAGGCCCTAAAAGAGATATTGTAGGAGAACTTACAAATGCAGTTCGTAAAACCAATTTAAAAATGGGATTGTATTATTCGCTTCCAGAGTGGAACCACCCATTACACCGTTGGTATAAAGATCCACATGATAGTATTGGTCAATATGTTGAAAAATATATGATTCCACAATTTAAAGAATTGGTAAGTACATATAAACCATCGTTAATTTTTACAGATGGAGAATGGTATAACACAGCTAAACAATGGCATTCGGCAGAATTGATTAATTGGTATTATAATTTGGTAGGTAAAGATGCAATTGTAAATAATAGATGGGGGCATGGTATTGATGTTGGGTTTTTAACTCCAGAATATAGTGCCGGAATAAAGGTAACAGATAGACCTTGGGCTGAGGTTAGAGGAATTGGACGCTCTTTTGGTTTAAATAGAAACGAAGATTTAGCGGCTTATGGAACTTCAAAGGATTTAATTACACGCTTTGTGCAAACAGTTGCAAATGGTGGTGGAATGATTTTAAATGTAGGGCCAAGATCCGATGGTCAAATTCCAATGATTCAACAAGAAAGATTAATGCAATTAGGTGCTTGGTTAAAAATTAACGGAGCTGCTATTTATGGTTCTAAACCTTTTCAAGTAACAGAAGAAGAAAAACGAACGTATAAAAAAAGAGTTGATAAAAATATTAACTTTAATTGGGTGAGAAATGCTCCAATAAAAGGTGTAAAAGAAGATAATTTTAATGTTGAGTGGAATGGTTTTATTGTAGTACCTGAAAATGGAAAATATACTTTTGAAGTAAAGGCAGATGATGAAGCTGCTGTTTTTATTGATAATAAATTGGTTGTAAATCAGAATAATACAATTACTGCAAATGAAGCCGAAGTTATGGGGGCAAATACAGGAGCTTCAAAAGATGGTTCTATAACACTTAAAAAAGGTATTGCATGTCCTATTCATATAAAATACAAAGAAAACAAGCAAAATGCTGAAATTTCAATGTATTGGTCAGCTAAAAATCGTTTAAAAGAAATTGTACCAGCGGCAAATCTTTTTCAAGATAAAGAACAAACAAAACCAGGTCTTATAGGTGTATATAGTTCTATGAAGACTTATTTGTGTTATACGCAAAACAATAATAATATTTACGCAATTAGTTTTGAATGGCCTGATAATGAATTGGTTTTAACAATTCCAAATCCTGGGAAAAATTCAAAAGTTAAATTGTTAGGAGTTGATAAAGATTTGGATTGGAAGTACGAGGATGGAAAAATGCATATAAATACTTCTAAAATTACTTTTAGCGAATTACCTTCTTTTGACGCTTGGACTTTTGAAATTAGCAATTAA
- a CDS encoding thioredoxin family protein — protein MKKLILIICILVLNFSCGNKKNITSTKMPTPTTETPSIATLNANGDLIGLAAKSDFLKAPFNDWFQFNSENYELNTETIEALKPLLKDVTIKAFMGTWCGDSQEQTPVFYKILDATNFNYKNLKLVALDRSKKTPDNLQEGFNIVRVPTFIFYRNGEEIGRFVEYPRETVEEDMFKIVSGAGYKHSYQD, from the coding sequence ATGAAAAAACTAATTTTAATTATTTGCATACTTGTATTAAACTTTAGCTGTGGAAATAAAAAAAATATTACTTCTACCAAAATGCCAACTCCAACAACTGAAACACCTTCAATAGCCACGTTAAATGCAAATGGAGATTTAATTGGGCTTGCAGCTAAAAGTGATTTTTTAAAAGCTCCTTTTAATGATTGGTTTCAATTTAATTCTGAAAACTATGAATTAAACACTGAAACTATTGAGGCGTTAAAACCATTATTGAAAGACGTAACGATTAAAGCTTTTATGGGAACTTGGTGTGGAGATAGTCAAGAACAAACACCTGTTTTTTATAAAATTTTAGATGCAACAAATTTTAATTATAAAAACTTAAAATTAGTAGCTTTAGATCGTAGTAAAAAAACACCAGATAATTTACAAGAAGGTTTTAACATTGTTAGAGTTCCTACTTTTATTTTTTATAGAAATGGCGAAGAAATAGGTCGTTTTGTAGAATATCCAAGAGAAACTGTTGAAGAAGATATGTTTAAAATTGTTAGTGGTGCTGGTTATAAACATTCTTACCAAGATTAA
- the gpmI gene encoding 2,3-bisphosphoglycerate-independent phosphoglycerate mutase, with product MNKKVILMILDGWGITQDPKVSAIFNAKTSYIDNLYNLYPNASLRTDGEHVGLPEGQMGNSEVGHMNLGAGRIVYQNLVRINMAVKEKTLGKEKVLLDALKYAKENNKNIHLLGLVSNGGIHSHIDHLKGLLDVAAENNAENVFLHAFSDGRDCDPKSGKFFINDIQEHMAKTTGEVATITGRYFAMDRDKRWERVKISYDAMVNGVGTKSTNAIESIENSYAEGVTDEFIKPIIMTNEDGTPKTQIKEDDVVIFFNYRTDRGRELTEVLTQKDYPEFGMKTLPLHYVTITNYDETYKGINVIYNTENLVDTLGEVLEKAGKKQIRIAETEKYPHVTFFFSGGREQEFKGEKRLLCPSPKVATYDLKPEMSAFEIKDAIIPEIKEGDVDFVCLNFANGDMVGHTGDMDAAIKACEAVDQCVKEVITSATENDYTTIVIADHGNCETMKNPDGSPHTAHTTNPVPFIIVDKDIKTIKDGVLGDIAPTILKLMGIEQPKAMTRYSLV from the coding sequence ATGAATAAGAAGGTAATTTTAATGATTTTAGACGGTTGGGGTATTACACAAGACCCAAAAGTTTCAGCAATTTTTAATGCAAAAACTTCCTATATAGATAATTTATACAACTTATATCCAAACGCAAGTTTACGTACAGATGGTGAACATGTAGGTTTACCTGAAGGTCAAATGGGAAATAGTGAAGTAGGGCATATGAATTTAGGTGCTGGTAGAATTGTATACCAAAACCTAGTGAGAATTAATATGGCGGTTAAAGAAAAAACTTTAGGTAAAGAAAAAGTTTTATTAGATGCGCTTAAATATGCAAAAGAAAACAATAAAAATATTCACTTATTAGGTTTGGTTTCTAATGGTGGTATTCACTCACATATAGATCATTTAAAAGGTTTGTTAGATGTAGCTGCTGAAAACAATGCAGAGAATGTATTTTTACATGCTTTTTCTGATGGTAGAGACTGCGATCCAAAATCAGGAAAATTCTTTATAAATGATATTCAAGAACATATGGCAAAAACTACTGGTGAAGTAGCAACAATTACTGGTAGATATTTTGCAATGGACAGAGATAAACGTTGGGAACGCGTAAAAATTTCTTACGATGCAATGGTAAATGGAGTAGGTACAAAATCTACAAATGCTATTGAAAGTATTGAAAATAGCTATGCAGAAGGTGTAACAGATGAGTTTATTAAGCCAATAATTATGACAAATGAAGATGGAACTCCTAAAACACAAATAAAAGAAGATGATGTTGTAATTTTCTTTAACTATAGAACAGATAGAGGTCGTGAATTAACTGAGGTTCTTACACAAAAAGATTATCCAGAGTTTGGTATGAAAACATTACCACTTCACTATGTAACAATTACTAATTACGACGAAACCTACAAAGGAATTAACGTAATTTATAATACTGAAAATTTAGTTGATACATTAGGTGAAGTTTTAGAAAAAGCGGGTAAAAAACAAATTAGAATTGCTGAAACAGAAAAATATCCGCACGTTACTTTTTTCTTCTCAGGAGGAAGAGAGCAAGAGTTTAAAGGTGAAAAACGTTTATTGTGTCCTTCACCAAAAGTTGCAACATACGACTTAAAACCAGAAATGAGTGCTTTTGAAATTAAAGATGCAATTATTCCTGAAATTAAAGAAGGAGATGTAGATTTTGTATGTTTAAACTTTGCAAATGGTGATATGGTAGGGCATACAGGAGATATGGATGCTGCTATAAAAGCTTGTGAGGCTGTTGACCAATGTGTTAAAGAAGTTATTACTTCAGCTACAGAAAATGATTATACAACTATTGTAATTGCAGATCACGGTAACTGTGAAACTATGAAAAACCCTGATGGATCACCTCATACTGCACATACAACAAATCCGGTTCCTTTTATTATTGTTGATAAGGATATAAAAACTATTAAAGATGGAGTTTTAGGTGATATTGCTCCAACAATTCTTAAATTAATGGGTATTGAGCAACCAAAAGCTATGACAAGATATTCGCTTGTTTAG
- a CDS encoding ankyrin repeat domain-containing protein, with product MKKSILSIVLLLSVFLVSAKTDITERIPTRHFNLSTNVNAFCKLIQMGDYDAVSALIKEGENINIKSSGLTPLMFAARHNKTEIAKLLIENGAKLKLKSDTNGFTALKWAEVSNAKETYAIIKNALQKNKKKRKRNN from the coding sequence ATGAAAAAATCAATTTTATCTATCGTTTTATTATTATCTGTTTTTTTAGTTTCTGCAAAAACTGATATAACAGAAAGAATTCCTACAAGACATTTTAATCTTTCTACAAACGTAAATGCGTTTTGCAAATTAATACAAATGGGAGATTATGATGCCGTTAGCGCTTTAATTAAAGAAGGCGAAAATATAAACATTAAATCTTCTGGGTTAACACCTTTAATGTTTGCAGCAAGACACAATAAAACCGAAATAGCAAAATTACTTATTGAAAATGGCGCAAAATTAAAATTAAAAAGTGACACTAATGGGTTTACAGCCCTTAAATGGGCAGAAGTTTCTAATGCCAAAGAAACATATGCTATTATTAAAAATGCGCTTCAGAAAAACAAAAAGAAAAGAAAAAGAAATAATTAG